One part of the Sander vitreus isolate 19-12246 chromosome 10, sanVit1, whole genome shotgun sequence genome encodes these proteins:
- the eif1ad gene encoding putative RNA-binding protein EIF1AD — MMSQATKRKHVVKEVYGDFVTPTENQQIVKVTGSRGNNLHEAVTAQGVTFLVSMPPKFRKNLWIKRGDYVIVDPIEEGEKVKAEISFILYKDHIQNLQKLHLWPEGFTEEPPEQDKTDKQQDKEKETEEKDEEFSDSEDDESDIFVNTNRCNYHYSESEEDSEEEDDDKEKRTENGS; from the exons ATGATGTCACAGGCCACCAAACGCAAACACGTTGTCAAGGAGGTTTATGGAGACTTTGTCACGCCCACAGAAAACCAGCAGATTGTAAAG GTTACTGGTAGCCGTGGTAACAACCTCCATGAAGCTGTCACGGCCCAGGGTGTGACTTTCCTGGTGAGCATGCCCCCCAAGTTCCGCAAGAACCTCTGGATCAAGAGAG GTGACTATGTGATTGTGGATCCCAttgaggaaggagagaaggtgAAGGCAGAGATCAGCTTCATTCTCTACAAAGATCACATTCAGAACCTGCAAAAACTACACCTCTG GCCAGAGGGGTTTACGGAGGAGCCGCCAGAGCAGGACAAGACGGACAAACAGCAGGATAAGGAAAAGGAGACGGAGGAGAAAGACGAGGAATTCAGTGACTCTGAAGATGATGAAAGTGACATCTTTGTAAACACCAACCGCTGTAACTACCACTACAGTGAGAGTGAGGAGGACAGTGAGGAAGAAGATGATGACAAAGAGAAAAGGACAGAAAATGGTTCATAG
- the LOC144524711 gene encoding N-acetyllactosaminide beta-1,3-N-acetylglucosaminyltransferase 2 yields the protein MARCYCRWWRVLICVCTPCISLALLFVYITVMLCMVMNGTTTSGTVVASGNNPNTFWALHQHGDAFWNRLQRTLDNHFNPILCPNNTKRGFENDTFNESLMAQGFSEVINLNSTRRNFDQLPQQIQEFINHMQRRDYPALLQPDGVCGAGTKEEKEAPLLLLAIKSTGQNFLNRQAIRRTWGQAGWVAGPKRNGNGGEGGGYIRRVFLLGKGSTEVLGVNALLQMESKQYGDILQWDFKDTFFNLTLKDVLFWSWFKRSCSRTRFVFKGDDDVFVNTPKMISYLRDQLKKPQAHKTLRDFMVGDVIAAAVPIRFNKSKYFMPDSFYKGFYPLYAGGGGVVYSGLLAKRLHDMSKRLNLFPIDDVYVGMCMVRLNAQPIHHPAFLTFDFPNKEEEELCSYHTILLVHKRSPDKVVKLWAHVKKTQAQCWDVPLREANK from the coding sequence ATGGCGCGGTGCTACTGTCGCTGGTGGAGAGTGTTAATTTGTGTGTGCACACCATGCATCTCCCTGGCCCTGCTGTTCGTCTACATTACCGTCATGTTGTGTATGGTCATGAATGGAACAACAACGTCGGGGACAGTCGTTGCCTCGGGAAACAACCCTAACACTTTCTGGGCGCTACACCAGCATGGGGACGCCTTTTGGAACCGTCTCCAGCGGACCCTCGACAACCATTTCAACCCCATCCTGTGCCCCAACAACACCAAGAGGGGATTTGAAAATGATACATTTAATGAGTCCCTAATGGCACAAGGTTTCTCTGAAGTTATCAACTTGAACAGCACGAGGAGAAACTTTGACCAGCTACCACAGCAGATACAGGAGTTTATAAACCACATGCAAAGGAGAGACTACCCAGCCCTCCTCCAGCCAGATGGAGTGTGTGGAGCTGGGAcaaaggaagagaaggaggccCCTCTGCTTCTTCTGGCCATCAAGTCAACAGGGCAGAATTTTTTGAACCGGCAGGCCATTCGACGTACCTGGGGCCAGGCAGGATGGGTAGCAGGACCGAAGAGGAACGGAAATGGAGGAGAAGGTGGAGGATACATCCGTAGGGTGTTCCTGCTAGGCAAAGGAAGTACTGAGGTACTGGGTGTGAATGCATTATTGCAGATGGAGAGTAAACAGTATGGAGACATTCTGCAGTGGGACTTCAAGGACACATTTTTCAACCTCACCTTAAAAGATGTGCTCTTCTGGAGCTGGTTCAAACGCTCGTGCAGCCGGACTCGCTTCGTCTTTAAGGGGGACGACGACGTCTTCGTCAACACCCCCAAAATGATAAGCTACCTCCGGGACCAGCTAAAGAAGCCACAAGCACACAAGACACTACGAGACTTCATGGTTGGAGATGTGATAGCTGCAGCTGTACCAATCCGATTCAACAAGTCCAAGTACTTTATGCCAGACAGTTTCTACAAGGGCTTCTATCCTTTGTATGCAGGCGGTGGAGGGGTGGTGTACTCAGGATTGTTGGCCAAACGCCTACACGACATGTCTAAAAGGCTTAACCTGTTCCCCATCGATGACGTTTATGTGGGGATGTGTATGGTTCGGCTCAACGCTcaacccatccaccaccctgccTTCCTCACGTTTGACTTCCCTaacaaagaagaggaggagctgTGTTCCTATCACACAATCCTATTGGTCCACAAACGAAGCCCCGACAAGGTAGTTAAACTGTGGGCCCACGTGAAAAAGACACAGGCACAGTGTTGGGATGTGCCCCTGAGAGAGGCAAACAAGTAG